The Denticeps clupeoides chromosome 5, fDenClu1.1, whole genome shotgun sequence genome includes a region encoding these proteins:
- the tcaim gene encoding T-cell activation inhibitor, mitochondrial isoform X2, whose protein sequence is MSVTAILRSAVRAENRHVVTHIIPKRALSGAEAVNALRPFYFAVHPDFFGQHPKEREVNENSLKRLNGYLESLQKPGGRPVRPTRLTFYVRETQAQGDEERKAAGFRPVTFTLQTRDVLSTVVDVLRSCSLSVEHVQALQSGSGSGAAAARPFYRPIKWDKTYYAFTGFRDPEQELEQARRVEPALSVWLRDNEAGASQKQSASLPRREELERLKTELREKLGLGDIRWQRCWDVSHRCCQLQSLARLSLQNPEALLNLRGHTILYSDQSGMNASGYVMLGNTDVHHHWARLFERLPSYCGLFQQTECLKEQISLLLGGVQVVHVERLGPVLPLEEHYAALSAFQNRLLPQRLVLHPRSLQGLTMTLENDRTRPSLHELGHFIIPTASDPAQLRSFLQSRAQEARKRMKSRKELEAEEQAVVERCVRRLSLSVLTKEPSVSSSQMIQCCRRLLDECSPHVQGLRLRVSHFYSVVQDGDLCIPWDWKS, encoded by the exons atgTCTGTGACCGCCATCCTGCGATCTGCGGTCAG AGCCGAGAACAGACATGTCGTGACGCACATCATCCCGAAGAGGGCGCTCTCCGGCGCCGAGGCCGTCAACGCGCTGAGACCCTTTTATTTCGCCGTCCACCCGGACTTCTTCGGCCAGCATCCAAAAGAACGT GAAGTGAACGAAAACTCGCTGAAAAGACTGAACGGATACCTGGAAAGCCTTCAGAAGCCGGGAGGCCGGCCTGTCCGGCCAACGAGGCTGACCTTTTACGTGCGGGAAACGCAGGCCCAGGGGGACGAGGAGAGAAAAGCAGCAG GCTTCCGCCCGGTGACCTTCACCCTGCAGACGCGGGACGTGCTGAGCACGGTGGTGGACGTGCTCCGGTCCTGCAGCCTGTCCGTGGAGCACGTGCAGGCCCTGCAGAGCGGCAGCGGTTCCGGAGCCGCGGCCGCGCGGCCCTTTTACAGGCCCATCAAGTGGGACAAGACGTACTACGCCTTCACCGGTTTCCGGGACCCGGAACAGGAGCTGGAGCAAGCCCGGCGAGTGGAACCGGCGCTGAG CGTCTGGCTGCGGGACAACGAGGCGGGCGCCAGTCAGAAGCAGAGTGCCAGTCTGCCCAGGAgagaggagctggagaggctgaAGACGGAGCTGCGTGAGAAGCTGGGACTCGGGGACATCAG GTGGCAGCGTTGCTGGGACGTGTCCCACCGCTGCTGTCAGCTGCAGAGCCTGGCGCGCCTGTCCCTTCAGAACCCCGAGGCGCTGCTCAACCTGCGAG GACACACGATTCTGTACAGCGACCAATCAGGGATGAACGCGTCAGGATACGTCATGCTGGGAAACACTGATGTGCACCATCACTGGGCCAGA ctctttGAAAGGCTGCCCAGTTACTGCGGCCTGTTCCAGCAGACGGAGTGTCTGAAGGAGCAGATCAGCCTGCTGCTGGGCGGAGTCCAGGTGGTCCACGTGGAGCGGCTGGGGCCGGTTCTGCCGCTGGAGGAACATTACGCCGCCCTCAGCGCCTTCCagaacaggctcctcccccagcGCCTGGTGCTCCACCCCCGCAGCCTGCAGGGTCTCACCATGACCCTGGAGAA TGACCGTACCCGTCCCAGCCTGCACGAGTTGGGTCACTTCATCATCCCCACGGCGTCCGACCCCGCCCAGCTGCGCAGCTTCCTCCAGAGCAGGGCGCAGGAGGCTCGCAAACGCATGAAGAGCAGGAAGGA GCTGGAGGCTGAGGAGCAGGCCGTGGTGGAGCGCTGTGTGCGGAGACTCTCTCTCTCGGTCCTGACCAAGGAGCCCAGCGTGTCCAGCAGCCAGATGATCCAGTGCTGCAGGCGGCTGCTGGATGAGTGTTCGCCGCATGTCCAGGGCCTTCGGCTCCGCGTCTCACACTTCTATTCAGTCGTGCAGGACGGGGACCTCTGCATCCCGTGGGACTGGAAGAGCTGA
- the tcaim gene encoding T-cell activation inhibitor, mitochondrial isoform X1, whose product MSVTAILRSAVRAENRHVVTHIIPKRALSGAEAVNALRPFYFAVHPDFFGQHPKEREVNENSLKRLNGYLESLQKPGGRPVRPTRLTFYVRETQAQGDEERKAAGTSVRPLVDGSAGSSPSEAGPLVPHPGFRPVTFTLQTRDVLSTVVDVLRSCSLSVEHVQALQSGSGSGAAAARPFYRPIKWDKTYYAFTGFRDPEQELEQARRVEPALSVWLRDNEAGASQKQSASLPRREELERLKTELREKLGLGDIRWQRCWDVSHRCCQLQSLARLSLQNPEALLNLRGHTILYSDQSGMNASGYVMLGNTDVHHHWARLFERLPSYCGLFQQTECLKEQISLLLGGVQVVHVERLGPVLPLEEHYAALSAFQNRLLPQRLVLHPRSLQGLTMTLENDRTRPSLHELGHFIIPTASDPAQLRSFLQSRAQEARKRMKSRKELEAEEQAVVERCVRRLSLSVLTKEPSVSSSQMIQCCRRLLDECSPHVQGLRLRVSHFYSVVQDGDLCIPWDWKS is encoded by the exons atgTCTGTGACCGCCATCCTGCGATCTGCGGTCAG AGCCGAGAACAGACATGTCGTGACGCACATCATCCCGAAGAGGGCGCTCTCCGGCGCCGAGGCCGTCAACGCGCTGAGACCCTTTTATTTCGCCGTCCACCCGGACTTCTTCGGCCAGCATCCAAAAGAACGT GAAGTGAACGAAAACTCGCTGAAAAGACTGAACGGATACCTGGAAAGCCTTCAGAAGCCGGGAGGCCGGCCTGTCCGGCCAACGAGGCTGACCTTTTACGTGCGGGAAACGCAGGCCCAGGGGGACGAGGAGAGAAAAGCAGCAGGTACGTCCGTCCGTCCCCTGGTAGACGGCAGCGCCGGCTCTTCTCCGAGTGAGGCGGGTCCCCTCGTTCCGCATCCAGGCTTCCGCCCGGTGACCTTCACCCTGCAGACGCGGGACGTGCTGAGCACGGTGGTGGACGTGCTCCGGTCCTGCAGCCTGTCCGTGGAGCACGTGCAGGCCCTGCAGAGCGGCAGCGGTTCCGGAGCCGCGGCCGCGCGGCCCTTTTACAGGCCCATCAAGTGGGACAAGACGTACTACGCCTTCACCGGTTTCCGGGACCCGGAACAGGAGCTGGAGCAAGCCCGGCGAGTGGAACCGGCGCTGAG CGTCTGGCTGCGGGACAACGAGGCGGGCGCCAGTCAGAAGCAGAGTGCCAGTCTGCCCAGGAgagaggagctggagaggctgaAGACGGAGCTGCGTGAGAAGCTGGGACTCGGGGACATCAG GTGGCAGCGTTGCTGGGACGTGTCCCACCGCTGCTGTCAGCTGCAGAGCCTGGCGCGCCTGTCCCTTCAGAACCCCGAGGCGCTGCTCAACCTGCGAG GACACACGATTCTGTACAGCGACCAATCAGGGATGAACGCGTCAGGATACGTCATGCTGGGAAACACTGATGTGCACCATCACTGGGCCAGA ctctttGAAAGGCTGCCCAGTTACTGCGGCCTGTTCCAGCAGACGGAGTGTCTGAAGGAGCAGATCAGCCTGCTGCTGGGCGGAGTCCAGGTGGTCCACGTGGAGCGGCTGGGGCCGGTTCTGCCGCTGGAGGAACATTACGCCGCCCTCAGCGCCTTCCagaacaggctcctcccccagcGCCTGGTGCTCCACCCCCGCAGCCTGCAGGGTCTCACCATGACCCTGGAGAA TGACCGTACCCGTCCCAGCCTGCACGAGTTGGGTCACTTCATCATCCCCACGGCGTCCGACCCCGCCCAGCTGCGCAGCTTCCTCCAGAGCAGGGCGCAGGAGGCTCGCAAACGCATGAAGAGCAGGAAGGA GCTGGAGGCTGAGGAGCAGGCCGTGGTGGAGCGCTGTGTGCGGAGACTCTCTCTCTCGGTCCTGACCAAGGAGCCCAGCGTGTCCAGCAGCCAGATGATCCAGTGCTGCAGGCGGCTGCTGGATGAGTGTTCGCCGCATGTCCAGGGCCTTCGGCTCCGCGTCTCACACTTCTATTCAGTCGTGCAGGACGGGGACCTCTGCATCCCGTGGGACTGGAAGAGCTGA